The following proteins are co-located in the Aquarana catesbeiana isolate 2022-GZ linkage group LG02, ASM4218655v1, whole genome shotgun sequence genome:
- the PTAFR gene encoding platelet-activating factor receptor isoform X2: MSPEGNNSIKDPCNVDSEFRYKFFTVTYSIIFVLGFIANSYVLWVFAEVYPAKRLSDIKILMINLTVADLLFIVTLPLWIVYYNYGGNWVMPDFLCNVAGCFFFINTYCSVAFLAVISYNRFQAVTNPVEVAQSRARIKGLVISVIVWIIVFGSSIYFLVTPGTNQVQANDGLNYTRCFEGYNIENRGPVAIIHFILIAAFFVVFLIILICNVVIFRTLTTQSVAAKQSVEMKRRALYMVVTVLGVFVICFIPHHIVHGPWTLTVLRLWHENDCGFRQTLNDAHQITLCLMSTNCVLDPIIYCFLTKKFRKHLSERIQTMKRSRDQPQAIEEMQKCSIDS; the protein is encoded by the exons ATGTCTCCGGAAGGAAATAACAGCATAAAAGACCCATGTAACGTGGATTCTGAATTTAGATACAAATTCTTTACAGTGACTTACAGCATTATTTTTGTCCTTGGATTTATTGCTAACAGCTATGTATTGTGGGTTTTCGCAGAGGTTTATCCTGCTAAAAGGCTGAGTGACATCAAAATTTTAATGATCAATCTTACTGTGGCCGACCTATTATTCATAGTGACTTTGCCCCTGTGGATTGTTTACTATAATTATGGAGGCAACTGGGTAATGCCAGATTTTCTCTGCAATGTAGCAGGCTGTTTCTTCTTCATCAATACATATTGCTCAGTAGCCTTTCTAGCAGTCATCAGTTACAACAGATTTCAGGCTGTAACAAATCCTGTGGAAGTAGCACAATCAAGAGCCAGGATAAAAGGACTTGTCATCTCTGTTATAGTGTGGATAATTGTATTTGGAAGTTCTATATACTTTCTTGTTACACCTGGCACCAACCAGGTACAGGCTAATGATGGACTTAACTACACCCGCTGCTTTGAAGGATACAACATTGAAAACAGAGGTCCTGTAGCTATCATCCACTTCAttctaattgctgctttctttgttgtgttcCTCATCATATTGATTTGTAATGTGGTGATTTTTAGGACTCTGACTACCCAGTCAGTGGCAGCCAAACAGAGTGTAGAAATGAAGCGTCGTGCTCTGTACATGGTTGTCACAGTTCTTGGAGTTTTTGTGATATGTTTTATTCCGCACCACATTGTGCACGGACCCTGGACTCTCACAGTGCTGAGACTGTGGCATGAAAATGACTGTGGCTTTCGACAGACTCTGAATGATGCACATCAAATCACATTGTGCCTTATGAGTACCAACTGCGTTCTGGACCCTATTATCTATTGCTTTCTCACCAAGAAGTTCCGGAAACACCTCTCTGAACGCATCCAGACTATGAAAAGAAGTC GAGATCAACCACAAGCAATTGAAGAAATGCAAAAATGCAGTATAGATTCCTGA
- the PTAFR gene encoding platelet-activating factor receptor isoform X1, which translates to MSPEGNNSIKDPCNVDSEFRYKFFTVTYSIIFVLGFIANSYVLWVFAEVYPAKRLSDIKILMINLTVADLLFIVTLPLWIVYYNYGGNWVMPDFLCNVAGCFFFINTYCSVAFLAVISYNRFQAVTNPVEVAQSRARIKGLVISVIVWIIVFGSSIYFLVTPGTNQVQANDGLNYTRCFEGYNIENRGPVAIIHFILIAAFFVVFLIILICNVVIFRTLTTQSVAAKQSVEMKRRALYMVVTVLGVFVICFIPHHIVHGPWTLTVLRLWHENDCGFRQTLNDAHQITLCLMSTNCVLDPIIYCFLTKKFRKHLSERIQTMKRSRKFSRNTTDTNLEGTLPLKEKQTSTCDL; encoded by the coding sequence ATGTCTCCGGAAGGAAATAACAGCATAAAAGACCCATGTAACGTGGATTCTGAATTTAGATACAAATTCTTTACAGTGACTTACAGCATTATTTTTGTCCTTGGATTTATTGCTAACAGCTATGTATTGTGGGTTTTCGCAGAGGTTTATCCTGCTAAAAGGCTGAGTGACATCAAAATTTTAATGATCAATCTTACTGTGGCCGACCTATTATTCATAGTGACTTTGCCCCTGTGGATTGTTTACTATAATTATGGAGGCAACTGGGTAATGCCAGATTTTCTCTGCAATGTAGCAGGCTGTTTCTTCTTCATCAATACATATTGCTCAGTAGCCTTTCTAGCAGTCATCAGTTACAACAGATTTCAGGCTGTAACAAATCCTGTGGAAGTAGCACAATCAAGAGCCAGGATAAAAGGACTTGTCATCTCTGTTATAGTGTGGATAATTGTATTTGGAAGTTCTATATACTTTCTTGTTACACCTGGCACCAACCAGGTACAGGCTAATGATGGACTTAACTACACCCGCTGCTTTGAAGGATACAACATTGAAAACAGAGGTCCTGTAGCTATCATCCACTTCAttctaattgctgctttctttgttgtgttcCTCATCATATTGATTTGTAATGTGGTGATTTTTAGGACTCTGACTACCCAGTCAGTGGCAGCCAAACAGAGTGTAGAAATGAAGCGTCGTGCTCTGTACATGGTTGTCACAGTTCTTGGAGTTTTTGTGATATGTTTTATTCCGCACCACATTGTGCACGGACCCTGGACTCTCACAGTGCTGAGACTGTGGCATGAAAATGACTGTGGCTTTCGACAGACTCTGAATGATGCACATCAAATCACATTGTGCCTTATGAGTACCAACTGCGTTCTGGACCCTATTATCTATTGCTTTCTCACCAAGAAGTTCCGGAAACACCTCTCTGAACGCATCCAGACTATGAAAAGAAGTCGTAAGTTCTCAAGAAATACTACTGACACTAACTTAGAAGGCACATTACCACTCAAAGAAAAACAAACTAGCACATGTGACCTTTAG